The Streptomyces sp. NBC_00510 genomic interval CTGCCCGCATCCTATGCCTCCTGGTCTGTGATCTGCGACACGGGGTTCACTCTGACCTTTGTGATCTCTGACACCAGGCGAACGATCATGAACGGGGATGAGCGGTGATCTTCTCACTCAGTAATCCCAAACGATCACCAGAAGTCACATTTTCCTGCGTTTCCGCTGGTGAACAAGGGTGCCGCACTATCAGGCGCCGACGATCGAAGGCAAATTGGAGCTGGACCGGGGGACGTGATAGCGCCTCGCCACTCCTGCGGATGAGCCGCGAAACACCCCGCTGACGGCGGCCGGAGGCACGTGAACGCGCGCACGAGGATTTGGACTTGAATGTCCAGAACATCCTGAATAAGGAAGATCAAAAAAGGGACAATACCACTGCTCGACAGCCAACTGTGGCGCATCACACTTTTGTTGAACGGAACCGACCGGGCCTGATACCCAAGTCTTCATGTCCCTTCAGACCTCGCATATACGCCGCCGGCGACGCGCCTCGCAGAGCCCCAACTGGGTGCGCCGCGCAGGAGTCGCCGGCGGCGTCATCGGAACGCTCGCCCTGACCGGAATGTCGTCTTCGGCGAACGCCGAGCCCTCGGCCGCCGACCCGGCGACCACGGGGAGCATCCCCGTCATCCCCGCCCTCTCCACCACCGCCACCGCCGCGGAGGCCGCTGACGCCATCGACGAGACCGTCGTCGAGCAGCAGCTGGACGCCGCCCGTGCGGAGGCCCGCACCGAGGCCATGAAGGCCGCCCAGAAGAAGAAGGCCGCCGCCGACGCGCGCGACCGCGCCGCGGCCAAGGCCGCCAAGGCGCGCGAGACCGCGACCGCGTCGCGCTCCGCCGGACGCACCGCGCTGGCCTCCTCCTCCAGCGCGACGGGCAGCGTCGCCTCCGTCATAGGCTTCCTGAAGGCCCAGGTCGGCAAGCCGTACGTCTACGGCGCCACGGGCCCCAGTGCGTACGACTGCTCCGGTCTCACCCAGGCCGCCTTCCGCACCATCGGCGTCGAGCTCCCGCGCACCTCGCAGGCGCAGTCGACCTTCGGCACCCAGATCTCCGTGAGCGCGGTCCAGCCGGGCGACCTCGTCTTCTGGGGCGGAGTCGGCTCCGCCTACCACGTGGCCGTCTACATCGGCGGCGGGCAGTACCTGGACGCGGCGAACCCGAGCAAGGGCGTCGTCATCCAGCAGATGTCCAACTACATGCCGACGTCCGCCGTCCGCGTGCTCTGATCACGCGCCCCGTCCCCACGGAGGCCGCCGGCCCGCACCGGGCCGGCGGCCTCCTCCGTTCCGCCCCGTGCGGTCCTCCGTGCCCCGGACAGGACCCACGCACGTGTGCGCCGGGCCACCCGGCGCCCTCCTCCCCCGCCGCCGCGAGGGGGCGCCGCCGCACCGCGCCCCGCGGCAGGCGGCCGCAAACGAAAGTCCGGCCCCGCCGCAAGGAGACGTACCGCACACGGGGCCGGACGACCGGGGAGCCCCGTCCGGGGCTCACGGGCCGGAGCCCGGCTCCGCCGTGGCGGGGGACCGGGCTCCGGACGCCGGGTTCATCGACGGTGGCAGTCACGGCCCCCGCTGTGCCAGACCCTGACCCATTGGCCCGGCGTGCGGACCCACTTGGCGCGGCCGTGGCTGGACACCCGCACCAGGCGTCCGGGACGGTACTCCAGCTTCCAGGAACCGTGCCCGACCGAGCACTGCCCCTGCCGGTCTCCCCGCCGGTCGTCGTCGCGCCGGTCGTCGCCCCGGCGGTCGTCGTCGCGGCGGTCGTCGCCCCGCCGGTCGTCACCCCGCCGGTCATCGCCCTGGCGGTCGCCCGGGCGGTGGTCCGTGGGGGCCGCCGAGGCCGGGCCGGCGGCGAGCACGCCCCCTCCGGCGAGCAGGACCGATGCGGCCGCGGCGGCCAGGACCTGGTTTATGCGCGTGCTCATGACTGCACCCTTCTCTTGATCACGGATCCCCGAGCAGTGATCAAAAGTATGAGCACAACGCCTCAAATCCCGCATTTCGGGCGCGAGCTGACTCCGGGGCAGGCGCATCTGACATCGATGTCAACGACATCGATGTCAGAGGATCGGCGATCCGCCCGGCCCACGCCCCTTCCCGCCGACCCGTGTCAACCGGTCCCCGAGACGGCGGAGTTCGCCGTCCCGCCCGGCGGGCCGCGGCGCCGGCCGGGGCAACGGGCGCCATGATGCGGGGAATTCGCCCCTGGGGCCGGCCGGCGCCCGGTCAGCCCAGGCGGGCGTCGAGCGCTTCGAGGTCGTCGACGAACCAGGTGCGGTCGCCGCGGTTGCACTCGCGTACCAGGTCGCGAAAGGCCGTACTGGCCGCGGTGTACGCCGAGACGTCACCCACGACGGCGAGCCGGATGCGGTAGTTGACGAACTTCTGCAGGATCTCCCCCGCCAGCCCGGTGCGCAGGACGAAGAACCGCTCGTCGAACCGGCCGACGGGCACGGCCACCACCTCCGCCCGGGAGAAGGCGGATCCGATCACGTCGAGCGCGTCCTGGACGCCGGAGATCCTCGCGCCCTCCTCGCCGCAGACGAGGACGGGCACGCCCCCTCGCTCGGTCACCACGTCAGCCACGGCCCGCCTCCGGGTCCTCGGCCTGCTCCTCCGGGAACATGTCGTTCTCCCCTCCCAGGACGCCGTCGACGGTGCGCAGGACGTCCGCCGTCGCCGCGGCGCCGCCGAGCACCACGACCTTCAGCCGCGAGCGCTCGTCGTCGTACGCCGTCCGGACCCGGGCCAACTCGTGGGGGTCCCGCGCCATCTGGGCGCCGGCCACGAGCAGGGTGCTCAGACGGTCCGCTGCGGCCGCCCCGATGCCGTCGACCTCGACGATGGCCGAGACCTCCACCCGGTGCCGGGCGGCGGCCGGCGCACCGGTGAGTGCGTCCAGGTCGGCCCGGGCGACGCGGTACTGCTTGCCGATGCGCACGGCCTTCAGCCGGCCGTCGCGGATGTAGCCGCGGACCGTGCGCACGTGCAGGCCGAGCCGGTCCGCGACCTGCTCGACGGACAACCACTCCCTCTCCATGGGGACGCATCCTACCCCGTGAAGGTAATGTTAGGGACGTTTGCGGATACCCTCTCGCGATGTGACGGCAGCAAAAAGCCGCGCCGGCCCGTGCAGCACGGGCCGGCGCGGCAAGCGGATGCCGGGGCGTCAGGAGCGCGGCGCCACCTTCGACAGACCGTTGATCACGCGGTCCATCGCGTCGCCGCCCGACGGGTCGGTGAGGTTCGCCAGCAGCTTCAGCGTGAAGCGCATCAGCATCGGGTGCGTCAGGCCGCGCTGGGTCGCCAGCTTCATGACCTTCGGGTTGCCGATCAGCTTCACGAAGGCCCGGCCGAGCGTGTAGTAGCCGCCGTAGGTGTCCTTGAGGATCCGCGGGTACGACTGGAGCGCCAGCTCCCGCTGGGCCGCGGTGCCGCGCGCGTGCGCCTGGACGATGACGTCGGCGGCGATCTGGCCGGACTCCATCGCGTAGGCGATGCCCTCGCCGTTGAACGGGTTGACCAGGCCGCCCGCGTCACCGACCAGCAGCAGGCCCTTGGTGTAGTGCGGCTGGCGGTTGAAGGCCATCGGGAGCGCCGCGCCGCGGATCGGCCCGGTCATGTTCTCCTCGGTGTATCCCCACTCCTCGGGCATCGAGGCGCACCAGGCCTTCAGCACCTCACGCCAGTCCAGCTCCTTGAAGGAGGCGGAGGTGTTGAGGACGCCCAGGCCCACGTTGGAGGTGCCGTCGCCCATGCCGAAGATCCAGCCGTAGCCGGGCAGCAGCCGCGGGTTGCCCGGGACGCGCCGGTCCCACAGCTCCAGCCAGGACTCCAGGTAGTCGTCGTCGTGCCGCGGCGAGGTGAAGTACGTGCGGACGGCCACACCCATCGGGCGGTCCTCACGGCGGTGCAGGCCCATCTGGAGGGAGAGCCGGGTGGAGTTGCCGTCCGCGGCGACCACCAGCGGCGCGTGGAAGGTGACCGGGGTCTTCTCCTCGCCCAGCTTGGCCTCGACGCCCGTGATGCGGCCGGTGCGCTCGTCCCGGATCGGGGCGCCCACGTTGCAGCGCTCGTACAGCCGTGCGCCGGCCTTCTGCGCCTGGCCGGCGAGGAGTTCGTCGAAGTCCTCGCGCTTGCGCACGAGCCCGTAGTCGGGGAACGAGGCCAGGTCGGGCCAATCCAGCTGCAGCCGGACCCCGCCGCCGATGATGCGCAGGCCCTTGTTGCGCAGCCAGCCGGCCTCCTCGGAGATGTCGATGCCCATCGCGACCAGTTGCTTGGTCGCCCGGGGCGTCAGACCGTCGCCGCACACCTTCTCGCGCGGGAAGGCGGTCTTCTCCAGCAGCAGGACGTCGAGTCCCGCCTTCGCCAGGTAGTACGCCGTCGTCGAACCTGCGGGCCCGGCACCCACGACGATCACATCGGCGCTGCGTTCCGAAGCGGCGGTCTCGGTCACGGTGCTCCTCGCTGCTCTGGGCTGATGCGGGCCTGTCTGCGACCAGCCGGCGGCGGCCGGACCGGACCCGTGCAGTCTATGTGGCCGCTTTTGCGCGCGGGCCGGGCGCCCCGGCTTAGCGCACCGCGCGGTGCAGTGCCACGATGCCGCCCGACAGGTTGCGCCACGCGACCTTCGACCAGCCGGCCTTCTGCAGTCGCGCGGCGAGGCCGGGCTGGTCGGGCCAGGCCCGGATGGACTCGGCGAGGTAGACGTACGCGTCGGGGTTGCTGCTGACCGCGCGGGCGACCGGCGGCAGCGCCCGCATCAGGTACTCGGTGTAGACCGTGCGGAACGGCGCCCAGGTGGGGTGGCTGAACTCGCAGATGACGACCCGGCCGCCGGGACGGGTGACCCGCAGCATCTCGCGCAGCGCGGCGTCGGTGTCGTGGACGTTGCGCAGCGCGAAGGAGATCGTGACGGCGTCGAAGACCCCGTCGGCGAACGGCAGCCTGGTCGCGTCGCCCGCGGTGAGCGGGAGGAAGGGGTGGCGGCGCTTGCCCTCCCGCAGCATGCCCAGGGAGAAGTCGCAGGGCACCACGTGGGCGCCCGCCTCGGCGAAGGGCAGGGAGGAGGTGCCCGTGCCGGCGCCGAGGTCCAGCACGCGCTCGCCGGGACGGACGGCGAGGGCCTGTGCGACGACCTTGCGCCAGCGGCGGTCCTGGCCGAGCGACAGCACGTCGTTGGTCAGGTCGTAGTTGGCCGCGACGTCGTCGAACATCGCGGCGACTTCGTGCGGCTGCTTGTCCAGGGAGGCTCGGGTCACGCCCCCCATTCTTCACCCGGCGGCCCCGCGTCCCGCGCAGGGGCCCTGGCTACCGCCACGGGAGGCCGGGCGGGATCCGGGGGCGAGCGCCCGCGCGGAGCACCGCCCGGGGCCGCGCGGCGGTCCGTCGGGCGCGCTGGTGGGGGTGGGCCCGTCAGGCCCTGCGGTGCAGGAGCCGGCCGCCGACGACGGTGGCGAGGCAGGCGCCCTGCTCGTCGAAGACGGCGAAGTCCGCCCGGACGCCCGGTTCCAGGGGCGGGGCCTGGCGGGCCGGCAGCAGCCCGCTGCGGTCCAGGGCGGAGCGCAGCGCGGGGTCGGCCGGGGCGGTGGCGACGGCGGTGACCCCGCGCAGCAGCAGGGCGTGCACGCGTTCGCGCGGGGTGGGCGCCTGCGGGAGCCCGCCCTCGTGGGTCAGGCCCGGACGCAGCGCTCCCGGCCAGCTCCGGACACGGGCGCCCGGGTGGGCCGCCCGTAGCGCGTCGAGCGGGCCGACGGCGGCGACGAGACCGCCGTCCACCAGCAGGGCCGTGCCGTCGGTCCCGGAATGGATCGTCAGCATCGGCGGGGTCAGGAGGTGCTGAGCAGCTTCAGCTCCGGGTGCGCCGTGCCGCCCTCGATGGCGGTCGACGACAGGTGGGAGACGACGTGGTCGTCGACCGGGTCGTTCGCCGGGTCGTCGTGGACGACGAGGTGCTCGTAGGTGGTGGCGCGCTGGGCGGGGACCCGGCCGGCGGCGCGGATCAGGTGGATCAGCTCCATCCGGTTGGAGCGGTGCTTGGCGCCGGCCGAGGAGACCACGTTCTCCTCCAGCATCACCGAGCCGAGGTCGTCGGCGCCGTAGTGCAGCGACAGCTGGCCGACCTCCTTGCCGGTGGTGAGCCAGGAGCCCTGGATGTGGGCGACGTTGTCCAGGAAGATCCGCGCGATGGCGATCATCCGCAGGTACTCGAAGAGCGTGGCCTGCGTGC includes:
- a CDS encoding C40 family peptidase is translated as MSLQTSHIRRRRRASQSPNWVRRAGVAGGVIGTLALTGMSSSANAEPSAADPATTGSIPVIPALSTTATAAEAADAIDETVVEQQLDAARAEARTEAMKAAQKKKAAADARDRAAAKAAKARETATASRSAGRTALASSSSATGSVASVIGFLKAQVGKPYVYGATGPSAYDCSGLTQAAFRTIGVELPRTSQAQSTFGTQISVSAVQPGDLVFWGGVGSAYHVAVYIGGGQYLDAANPSKGVVIQQMSNYMPTSAVRVL
- a CDS encoding DUF4180 domain-containing protein codes for the protein MADVVTERGGVPVLVCGEEGARISGVQDALDVIGSAFSRAEVVAVPVGRFDERFFVLRTGLAGEILQKFVNYRIRLAVVGDVSAYTAASTAFRDLVRECNRGDRTWFVDDLEALDARLG
- a CDS encoding helix-turn-helix domain-containing protein, yielding MEREWLSVEQVADRLGLHVRTVRGYIRDGRLKAVRIGKQYRVARADLDALTGAPAAARHRVEVSAIVEVDGIGAAAADRLSTLLVAGAQMARDPHELARVRTAYDDERSRLKVVVLGGAAATADVLRTVDGVLGGENDMFPEEQAEDPEAGRG
- a CDS encoding geranylgeranyl reductase family protein; protein product: MTETAASERSADVIVVGAGPAGSTTAYYLAKAGLDVLLLEKTAFPREKVCGDGLTPRATKQLVAMGIDISEEAGWLRNKGLRIIGGGVRLQLDWPDLASFPDYGLVRKREDFDELLAGQAQKAGARLYERCNVGAPIRDERTGRITGVEAKLGEEKTPVTFHAPLVVAADGNSTRLSLQMGLHRREDRPMGVAVRTYFTSPRHDDDYLESWLELWDRRVPGNPRLLPGYGWIFGMGDGTSNVGLGVLNTSASFKELDWREVLKAWCASMPEEWGYTEENMTGPIRGAALPMAFNRQPHYTKGLLLVGDAGGLVNPFNGEGIAYAMESGQIAADVIVQAHARGTAAQRELALQSYPRILKDTYGGYYTLGRAFVKLIGNPKVMKLATQRGLTHPMLMRFTLKLLANLTDPSGGDAMDRVINGLSKVAPRS
- a CDS encoding demethylmenaquinone methyltransferase, giving the protein MTRASLDKQPHEVAAMFDDVAANYDLTNDVLSLGQDRRWRKVVAQALAVRPGERVLDLGAGTGTSSLPFAEAGAHVVPCDFSLGMLREGKRRHPFLPLTAGDATRLPFADGVFDAVTISFALRNVHDTDAALREMLRVTRPGGRVVICEFSHPTWAPFRTVYTEYLMRALPPVARAVSSNPDAYVYLAESIRAWPDQPGLAARLQKAGWSKVAWRNLSGGIVALHRAVR